One genomic window of Thalassolituus hydrocarboniclasticus includes the following:
- a CDS encoding sirohydrochlorin chelatase produces the protein MTVKNASILLAHGSSDPHWLAPFEQLLERIRTRLDNPQARAELAYMELAEPSLQSQVRSLADEGYGHIDVLPLFFAAGRHLRKDVPAMLDNLQRQLQQEGRDISITLHPPVGLEPEVADAISQVVVRQLQ, from the coding sequence ATGACTGTAAAAAATGCATCCATTCTGCTTGCTCACGGCAGCAGCGATCCGCACTGGCTGGCACCGTTTGAACAATTGCTGGAACGTATCCGCACGCGACTGGACAATCCTCAGGCCCGGGCCGAGCTGGCTTATATGGAACTGGCGGAACCCTCACTGCAAAGCCAGGTACGCAGCCTGGCCGACGAGGGCTATGGTCATATTGATGTATTACCGCTGTTCTTTGCTGCCGGGCGCCACCTGCGCAAAGACGTACCGGCAATGCTGGACAACCTGCAACGCCAGCTGCAACAGGAAGGCAGAGATATCAGCATTACGCTGCATCCTCCGGTCGGACTTGAACCCGAAGTGGCCGATGCCATCAGTCAGGTTGTGGTAAGACAGCTGCAGTAA